One genomic segment of Synechocystis sp. LKSZ1 includes these proteins:
- the hypA gene encoding hydrogenase maturation nickel metallochaperone HypA: protein MHEISLMEQTLALALDYAQQHHASRIHRFKLRVGELSGVVPEALAFAFETVIQGTIAEGAQLEIKTVAVTCHCPRCQQAFQPKTWVYDCPNCGEISTQVIDGRQMELTSLEIS, encoded by the coding sequence ATGCACGAAATCAGCTTGATGGAACAAACCCTGGCCCTGGCCCTAGACTACGCTCAACAACACCATGCTAGTCGCATTCATCGTTTCAAGCTTAGGGTGGGGGAATTATCAGGAGTTGTTCCTGAGGCCCTGGCCTTTGCCTTTGAAACCGTAATCCAAGGCACGATTGCTGAAGGAGCCCAACTAGAGATTAAAACCGTTGCAGTCACTTGCCATTGTCCCCGGTGTCAACAGGCCTTTCAGCCGAAAACTTGGGTTTATGACTGTCCTAACTGCGGTGAAATTAGTACTCAGGTCATTGACGGCCGGCA